One segment of Zhihengliuella halotolerans DNA contains the following:
- a CDS encoding ABC transporter permease, translating into MLIYMLKRLLQMVPVFIGATLLVYFLVFSMSGDPIAALSGGKPMSPAVEAQLRAQYNLDQPFWIQYGIYLKNLLTLDMGVTFSGREVSDVIGQAFPVTARLAVLALGIEAVFGVAFGVIAGLRKGKFFDSTVLVFSLIVIAVPTFVLGYVLQFVFGMKLQWVRPTVGAGAGWGDLILPAVVLGLVSFAYVLRLTRTSISENISADYVRTASAKGLSRTRVIVVHVMRNSLIPVVTFLGADLGMLMGGAIVTEGVFNVPGIGRLLFDAIGKGETATTVAVVSILVLVFVIANLVVDMIYALLDPRIRYA; encoded by the coding sequence ATGCTGATCTACATGCTCAAGAGACTCCTGCAGATGGTTCCGGTCTTCATCGGCGCCACGCTGCTGGTGTACTTCCTGGTCTTCTCCATGTCAGGCGACCCGATCGCCGCACTCTCCGGCGGCAAGCCGATGTCTCCGGCCGTCGAGGCGCAACTGCGCGCCCAGTACAACCTGGACCAGCCGTTCTGGATCCAGTACGGCATCTACCTCAAAAACCTCCTCACCCTCGACATGGGCGTGACCTTCTCTGGCCGCGAGGTATCCGACGTCATCGGCCAGGCCTTCCCGGTCACCGCCCGGCTCGCCGTCCTGGCGCTCGGCATCGAGGCCGTCTTTGGTGTGGCCTTCGGCGTCATCGCGGGATTGCGCAAAGGCAAGTTCTTCGACTCGACCGTCCTGGTCTTCTCGCTGATCGTCATCGCCGTACCGACCTTCGTTCTCGGCTACGTCCTACAGTTCGTCTTCGGCATGAAACTCCAGTGGGTCCGACCGACAGTCGGCGCCGGTGCGGGATGGGGGGACCTTATTCTGCCCGCCGTAGTGCTCGGCCTCGTCTCCTTCGCCTACGTCCTTCGACTGACCCGCACGTCGATTTCCGAGAATATCTCGGCGGACTACGTGCGCACCGCGAGCGCCAAGGGCCTGAGCCGGACGCGCGTCATCGTCGTGCACGTGATGCGCAACTCCCTGATCCCCGTGGTGACCTTCCTCGGCGCCGATCTGGGAATGCTCATGGGCGGCGCGATTGTCACCGAGGGCGTGTTCAACGTCCCGGGCATCGGCCGTCTGCTCTTCGACGCGATCGGCAAGGGCGAGACAGCGACGACCGTAGCAGTCGTCAGCATCCTCGTCCTCGTCTTCGTCATCGCCAACCTGGTCGTCGATATGATCTACGCCCTGCTCGACCCGAGGATCCGTTATGCCTGA
- a CDS encoding dihydrolipoamide acetyltransferase family protein → MLKVFNLPDLGEGLTESEVLAWKVAEGETVALNQVIADVETAKAVVEIPSPYAGTVAKIYAEPGTVVEVGKPIIAIEVEGAAPAGKDAPSGGANASTTPIREPNLVGYGAAVETGARPTRRRRTAVPAAGAQAPSGAAPAAVAEPAADQSADQPARPAERPRSTPPVRKLARDLGIDLERLVGSGPDGLITRDDVRAAGSAASAPEAEPATAVAAPGQERVRISGVQKAMAAAMVDSAFTAPHATEFLTVDVTESMELLERLRRSREFEGLKLTPLTLVAKAACLWLGRTPELNSMWDGAAGEIVRFADVNLGIAAATPRGLLVPNIKAANRMDLAELARQMRGLVERARDGKTSPQELAAGTFSITNIGVFGIDAGTPIINPGEAGILAMGQVRSQPWEYRGEVALRQVMTLSLSFDHRLVDGAQASRFLAGIAGILRDPASLITLV, encoded by the coding sequence ATGCTGAAGGTTTTCAATCTTCCGGACCTGGGCGAGGGCCTGACGGAGTCCGAGGTGTTGGCGTGGAAGGTCGCCGAGGGGGAGACGGTCGCGCTGAATCAGGTGATCGCCGACGTCGAGACGGCCAAGGCGGTCGTCGAGATCCCGAGCCCCTACGCGGGCACCGTCGCGAAGATCTATGCCGAGCCGGGAACGGTGGTCGAGGTCGGCAAGCCGATCATCGCGATCGAGGTCGAGGGCGCCGCCCCGGCCGGGAAAGACGCCCCGTCCGGCGGCGCCAACGCCAGTACGACGCCGATCCGCGAACCGAATCTGGTCGGCTACGGGGCCGCGGTGGAGACCGGGGCCCGGCCGACGCGTCGCCGTCGTACGGCTGTGCCCGCCGCCGGCGCCCAGGCGCCGAGCGGCGCGGCGCCAGCCGCCGTCGCGGAGCCGGCCGCTGATCAGTCGGCTGACCAGCCCGCACGGCCCGCCGAGCGTCCGCGCTCGACGCCCCCGGTGCGCAAGCTGGCCCGCGATCTCGGGATCGACCTCGAGAGGCTCGTGGGGAGTGGGCCCGACGGGCTGATCACGCGCGATGACGTGCGGGCCGCCGGCTCCGCGGCGAGCGCGCCGGAGGCCGAGCCGGCCACCGCCGTGGCGGCCCCCGGCCAGGAGCGGGTGCGGATCTCCGGCGTGCAGAAGGCGATGGCAGCGGCCATGGTCGACAGCGCTTTCACGGCGCCGCACGCGACCGAGTTCCTGACGGTAGATGTCACCGAGAGCATGGAACTGCTGGAGCGGTTGCGCCGATCGCGCGAGTTCGAGGGTCTCAAGCTGACCCCGTTGACGCTCGTGGCCAAAGCGGCCTGCCTGTGGCTGGGGCGGACCCCGGAGCTCAATTCCATGTGGGACGGCGCGGCGGGGGAGATCGTCCGCTTCGCGGACGTGAATCTCGGCATCGCCGCGGCGACGCCGCGCGGACTGCTGGTCCCGAACATCAAGGCGGCGAACCGGATGGACCTGGCCGAGCTCGCGCGCCAGATGCGCGGTCTCGTCGAACGGGCTCGGGACGGCAAGACCTCGCCGCAGGAACTCGCGGCCGGAACCTTCTCGATCACCAACATCGGGGTCTTCGGCATCGACGCCGGCACCCCGATCATCAACCCCGGCGAGGCCGGGATCCTGGCGATGGGCCAGGTGCGGTCGCAGCCCTGGGAGTACCGGGGCGAGGTCGCCCTCCGACAGGTGATGACGCTCAGCCTGAGTTTCGACCACCGGCTGGTCGACGGGGCCCAGGCATCGCGATTCCTGGCCGGAATCGCGGGGATCCTGCGGGATCCGGCATCGCTTATCACGCTTGTGTGA
- a CDS encoding alpha-ketoacid dehydrogenase subunit beta encodes MDTQTTATGTLTLGKAINRGLHHALAADDKVLVMGEDVGTLGGVFRVTDGLQQEFGPERVIDSPLAESGIVGTAVGLAYRGFRPVVEIQFDGFVYPAFDQIVSQVAKLRYRTRGRVSMPLTIRIPFGGGIGSPEHHSESPEAYFAHTAGLRVVSPSNPQDAHVMIRQAIACDDPVIYFEPKRRYHEKGEVDEGVDLAELPLGAANVVVPGTDVTLVTYGPLVKTAVDVAAAAGDEGISVEVIDLRSLSPIDFAPVEASVRKTGRVVITHEAGQFGGLGAEIAASLTERCFYHLEQPPVRVTGFDIPYPPSKLEEHHLPDLDRILDGIDRVMERPNSLSGGAGC; translated from the coding sequence ATGGACACCCAGACCACCGCAACCGGCACGCTCACACTGGGCAAGGCCATCAACCGCGGGCTGCACCACGCGCTGGCGGCCGACGACAAGGTCCTGGTCATGGGGGAGGACGTCGGCACGCTCGGCGGCGTCTTCCGTGTTACGGACGGGCTCCAGCAGGAGTTCGGCCCGGAGCGCGTGATCGACTCGCCGCTGGCCGAGTCGGGCATCGTGGGAACCGCCGTCGGCCTGGCCTACCGCGGGTTCCGCCCCGTCGTCGAGATCCAGTTCGACGGCTTTGTGTACCCGGCCTTCGACCAGATCGTCAGCCAGGTCGCGAAGCTGCGATACCGCACCCGGGGCCGCGTGAGCATGCCGCTGACGATCCGCATCCCGTTCGGCGGCGGCATCGGCTCGCCCGAACACCACTCGGAGTCGCCGGAGGCGTACTTTGCGCACACCGCCGGCCTGCGCGTCGTCTCGCCGTCGAACCCGCAGGATGCGCACGTGATGATCCGGCAGGCCATCGCGTGTGACGATCCCGTGATCTATTTCGAGCCGAAGCGCCGGTACCACGAGAAGGGTGAGGTCGACGAGGGTGTCGACCTGGCTGAGCTGCCGCTGGGCGCGGCGAACGTCGTCGTCCCCGGGACTGACGTCACGCTCGTGACGTACGGGCCGCTCGTGAAGACCGCGGTCGACGTCGCGGCCGCTGCGGGGGACGAGGGCATCTCGGTGGAGGTGATCGACCTGCGCTCGCTCTCGCCCATCGACTTCGCTCCAGTGGAGGCCTCGGTCCGCAAGACGGGCCGCGTGGTGATCACGCACGAGGCCGGCCAGTTCGGGGGCTTGGGCGCCGAGATCGCGGCGAGTCTGACGGAGCGCTGCTTCTATCATCTCGAGCAGCCTCCAGTACGCGTGACCGGATTCGATATCCCGTATCCGCCATCGAAGTTGGAAGAGCATCACCTGCCTGACCTGGACCGGATCCTGGACGGGATCGACCGCGTCATGGAACGCCCGAACTCGCTGTCCGGGGGTGCAGGATGCTGA
- a CDS encoding extracellular solute-binding protein, which produces MKQQTGGLTATNLTRRGLLTLGGLGLAGVTIGSWPRLTGSDIPGRHADGLTIAILGNSADAEGRRGLAEEFHREFPEIKIHIQAIQGADWKDFFAKILTMVAAGNPPDIVYVATEGAQLFADKLAEPLDHFIRRDAEELREYFDDVHPSLVEAYMYQGSLFQLPIDWNAADMYLNTSTLQEAGMDRPADDWTQDDFTEMLRAMKKSQGPGFTPFYWTNRLFGGIVPWLYNNDTSFLTERKAPGGDWLWDGFYPDDPARSTRGGGFIWDGSNALDERVFESFDYMRELVAEGLGVRPEGGGGTSLVGLFSSGRVGATPAGGYWAQGLHEAGMAEDGFDVQFFPKNRTQRHQFGTAGYAIMRTTENKDAAWEWVKFAARRESMEMAMPSPTTTPTRRSMVNESFYAQTGPKNWQVFYETLDRFPTSAPIPAPPEQAAVENALIKNVTNAVSGSSRQTRSALASLDRDLNLVLRSGR; this is translated from the coding sequence ATGAAACAACAGACCGGCGGACTGACCGCCACAAATCTCACCCGGCGCGGCCTGCTGACGCTGGGTGGCCTCGGGCTGGCGGGGGTGACGATCGGATCGTGGCCGCGGCTGACCGGCTCCGACATCCCGGGCCGGCACGCCGACGGGCTGACCATCGCGATCCTCGGCAACAGCGCCGACGCAGAGGGGCGCCGGGGGCTCGCAGAGGAGTTCCACCGTGAATTCCCGGAGATCAAGATCCACATCCAGGCGATCCAAGGCGCCGACTGGAAAGACTTCTTCGCGAAGATCCTCACCATGGTCGCGGCAGGCAACCCGCCGGACATCGTCTACGTCGCGACCGAGGGAGCCCAGCTGTTCGCCGACAAGCTCGCCGAACCGTTGGACCACTTCATCCGCCGCGACGCCGAGGAACTGCGGGAGTACTTCGACGACGTGCACCCGAGCCTCGTCGAGGCATACATGTACCAGGGCAGCCTCTTCCAGCTGCCGATCGACTGGAACGCCGCCGACATGTACCTGAACACGTCGACGCTGCAGGAAGCGGGCATGGACCGTCCTGCCGACGACTGGACGCAAGACGATTTCACCGAGATGCTCCGGGCCATGAAGAAGTCCCAGGGGCCCGGGTTCACACCGTTCTACTGGACCAATCGCCTCTTCGGCGGCATCGTGCCGTGGCTCTACAACAACGACACGTCGTTCCTGACCGAACGCAAGGCGCCGGGCGGCGACTGGCTGTGGGACGGGTTCTACCCGGACGATCCGGCGCGCTCCACGCGCGGCGGCGGCTTCATCTGGGACGGCTCCAACGCCCTCGACGAGCGCGTCTTCGAATCCTTCGACTACATGCGCGAGCTCGTCGCCGAGGGTCTGGGCGTCCGTCCCGAGGGCGGCGGCGGAACCTCGCTCGTCGGGCTCTTCTCGAGCGGTCGCGTCGGTGCGACGCCAGCCGGTGGCTACTGGGCCCAGGGCCTGCACGAGGCCGGCATGGCGGAGGACGGCTTCGACGTCCAGTTCTTCCCGAAGAACCGCACCCAGCGCCACCAGTTCGGCACGGCCGGCTACGCCATCATGCGCACCACGGAGAACAAGGACGCGGCCTGGGAATGGGTGAAGTTCGCGGCCCGGCGCGAGTCCATGGAGATGGCCATGCCGTCGCCGACGACGACGCCGACCCGCCGGTCGATGGTCAACGAGTCGTTCTACGCGCAGACCGGCCCCAAGAACTGGCAGGTCTTCTACGAGACCCTCGACCGGTTCCCGACCTCGGCGCCGATCCCCGCTCCACCGGAGCAGGCCGCCGTCGAGAACGCATTGATCAAGAATGTCACCAACGCGGTGAGCGGCTCCTCGCGGCAAACGCGCTCCGCCCTGGCGAGCCTGGACCGCGACCTCAATCTAGTCCTTAGGAGCGGTCGATGA
- a CDS encoding ABC transporter ATP-binding protein, whose product MENQNSNEQPLLDMRDVEITFNTANGPVTAVRGANLSVMPGESVAIVGESGSGKSTIALAAMGLLAKNGKVTGGQILFDGKDYAGASDKEFRHIRGNQIGMVPQDPMSNLNPVWKIGFQVKETLKANGLGGGDMNKKVTEALENAGLPDAERRAKQYPHEFSGGMRQRALISIGLSCRPRLLVADEPTSALDVTVQRQILDHLDNMTAELGTAVLFITHDLGLAAERAEKVVVMYKGQVVESGPALELLRNPQHPYTKRLIDSAPSLSSHRMANAEAAQKSASSTDNVLEIKNLTKVFKIREKGLKKSDFTAVDDVSFNVKRGTTTAVVGESGSGKSTVAKMVLNLLEPTSGSIRFDGQDMGRLSEKELFRFRRRVQPIFQDPYGSLDPMYSIFRTIEQPLKIHGIGNAKSRQNRVKELLEHVSMPASTMHRFPNELSGGQRQRIAIARALALEPEVIICDEAVSALDVLVQAQVLELLNKLQSELGLSYLFITHDLAVVRQIADEVVVMKNGQLVESGRTDDIFANPKTQYTADLLDAIPGGQLLV is encoded by the coding sequence ATGGAAAACCAGAACAGCAACGAGCAGCCGCTGCTCGACATGCGGGATGTGGAGATCACGTTCAACACGGCGAACGGCCCCGTGACGGCCGTCCGCGGCGCCAACCTCTCGGTCATGCCGGGGGAGTCCGTCGCGATCGTCGGCGAGTCCGGCTCGGGCAAGTCCACGATCGCCCTCGCCGCGATGGGCCTGTTGGCCAAGAACGGCAAGGTCACTGGCGGGCAGATCCTGTTCGACGGCAAGGACTACGCCGGGGCCAGCGACAAGGAGTTCCGCCACATCCGTGGCAACCAGATCGGTATGGTTCCGCAGGATCCGATGTCCAACCTGAACCCGGTCTGGAAGATCGGCTTCCAGGTCAAGGAGACGCTGAAGGCCAACGGGCTCGGCGGCGGGGACATGAACAAGAAGGTGACCGAAGCCCTCGAAAACGCGGGCCTGCCGGACGCGGAGCGTCGCGCGAAGCAGTACCCGCATGAGTTCTCGGGCGGCATGCGCCAGCGCGCGCTGATCTCGATCGGGCTCTCCTGCCGTCCGCGCCTGCTCGTCGCGGACGAGCCGACGTCGGCCCTCGACGTGACCGTGCAGCGCCAGATCCTGGACCATCTCGACAACATGACGGCCGAGCTCGGGACCGCGGTCCTGTTCATAACCCACGACCTCGGTCTCGCCGCCGAACGCGCGGAGAAGGTCGTCGTCATGTACAAGGGGCAGGTCGTCGAGTCCGGCCCCGCGCTCGAGCTCCTGCGCAACCCGCAGCACCCGTACACGAAGCGACTGATCGACTCGGCGCCGTCACTGTCCTCTCACCGGATGGCGAACGCGGAGGCCGCACAGAAGTCGGCGTCCAGCACTGACAACGTGCTGGAGATCAAGAACCTGACCAAGGTCTTCAAGATCCGTGAGAAGGGTTTGAAGAAGTCCGACTTCACGGCGGTCGACGACGTTTCGTTCAACGTCAAGCGCGGCACGACGACGGCGGTCGTCGGCGAGTCGGGCTCGGGCAAGTCGACCGTGGCGAAGATGGTGCTGAACCTGCTCGAACCAACGAGTGGGTCCATTCGCTTCGACGGCCAGGACATGGGCAGGCTCAGCGAGAAGGAGCTCTTCCGGTTCCGCCGCCGGGTTCAGCCGATCTTCCAGGACCCGTACGGGTCGCTGGATCCGATGTACAGCATTTTCCGCACCATCGAGCAGCCGCTGAAGATCCACGGTATCGGCAACGCCAAGTCGCGGCAGAACAGGGTCAAGGAGCTGCTCGAGCACGTCTCGATGCCGGCCTCGACGATGCACCGCTTCCCGAACGAGCTCTCGGGTGGGCAGCGTCAGCGCATCGCCATCGCGCGCGCTCTGGCGCTCGAGCCGGAGGTCATCATCTGCGATGAGGCCGTGTCCGCGCTCGACGTGCTGGTGCAGGCCCAGGTGCTGGAGCTGCTGAACAAGCTCCAATCCGAGCTCGGGTTGAGCTACTTGTTCATCACCCACGACCTCGCGGTGGTCCGCCAGATCGCCGACGAAGTGGTGGTCATGAAGAACGGCCAACTCGTCGAATCCGGACGGACCGACGACATCTTCGCGAACCCGAAGACGCAGTACACCGCGGACCTGCTTGACGCCATCCCCGGCGGCCAGCTGCTGGTCTAG
- a CDS encoding peptide ABC transporter substrate-binding protein has product MRMNRVLKGVAVTSALALALTACGGSGDGGGAAADGVVTAHNTEPENGLIPTSTSEVGGGRVVDLIYAGLYSYAQDGSLQEELAESVESEDNVTWTVKLKEGQTFSDGSPVTASSFVDAWNYGADSDNAQKASYFFNTIKGFKDSDEEGADELSGLTVVDETTFTVELMGPESDFPLRLGYSAYKPLPEVAFEDMAAFGEQPVTNGPYILAEDGWQHNVEMELVPNEDYEGPRAPKNNGITFTIYENYESGYQDLVSGHLDVMDQMPPNALDTYEDDLEGRASSRAYAGNANMVIPGYLKEFEGEPGKLRRQAISMAIDRQAIIDTVFKGTKEVAKEFTAPVLDGYSEDIPGSEVLEYDPKKAKELWDEADAISPWPEGKVLKYTSNVDGAGNREYIEAITNQLRNNLEIEAELDAISTFQEMRQIVSEDGLEGISRAGWQADYPSLYNFLGPLFGTGASSNDGRYSSEEFDAKLQEGLQADSVEEGAQFFNEAQEILFEDLPALPLWYQANQAGWSADVTNVEQGWDGVPLYYNIETVE; this is encoded by the coding sequence ATGCGCATGAACCGCGTCTTGAAGGGCGTCGCCGTGACCTCGGCGCTCGCCCTCGCACTCACCGCCTGCGGCGGATCCGGTGACGGCGGCGGCGCCGCTGCCGATGGTGTCGTCACTGCACACAACACCGAGCCGGAGAACGGCCTCATCCCGACGAGTACCAGCGAGGTGGGCGGCGGCCGCGTCGTCGACCTGATCTACGCCGGTCTCTACTCCTACGCGCAGGACGGCAGCCTGCAGGAGGAACTCGCCGAGTCCGTCGAGTCCGAGGACAACGTCACGTGGACGGTCAAGCTCAAGGAGGGCCAGACGTTCTCGGACGGCTCTCCGGTGACGGCTTCCTCATTCGTGGACGCCTGGAACTACGGCGCTGATTCCGACAACGCGCAGAAAGCTTCCTACTTCTTCAACACGATCAAGGGCTTCAAGGATTCCGACGAAGAGGGCGCCGACGAGCTTTCCGGGCTGACCGTGGTCGATGAGACAACCTTCACTGTCGAGCTGATGGGGCCGGAGTCCGATTTCCCGCTGCGCCTCGGCTACTCAGCGTACAAGCCGCTGCCGGAGGTCGCGTTCGAGGACATGGCCGCGTTCGGCGAGCAGCCCGTCACGAACGGGCCGTACATCCTTGCGGAGGACGGCTGGCAGCACAACGTCGAGATGGAGCTGGTCCCTAACGAGGACTACGAGGGACCGCGTGCGCCGAAGAACAACGGCATCACGTTCACAATCTACGAGAACTACGAGTCTGGCTACCAGGATCTGGTCAGTGGACACCTAGACGTGATGGACCAGATGCCGCCGAACGCGCTGGATACCTACGAGGACGACCTGGAAGGCCGCGCTTCGTCGCGCGCCTACGCCGGCAACGCCAACATGGTGATCCCGGGCTACCTCAAGGAGTTTGAGGGCGAGCCGGGCAAGCTCCGGCGCCAGGCGATCTCTATGGCGATCGACCGTCAGGCGATCATCGACACCGTGTTCAAGGGCACCAAGGAGGTGGCCAAGGAATTCACCGCGCCCGTTCTCGACGGCTACAGCGAGGACATCCCCGGCAGCGAGGTCCTCGAATACGATCCGAAGAAAGCCAAGGAACTTTGGGACGAAGCCGATGCGATTTCGCCGTGGCCCGAGGGCAAGGTGCTGAAGTACACCTCGAACGTCGACGGTGCCGGCAACCGCGAGTACATCGAGGCCATCACTAATCAGCTGCGCAACAACCTGGAGATCGAGGCCGAGCTCGACGCGATCTCCACGTTCCAGGAGATGCGCCAGATCGTCAGCGAGGACGGCCTCGAGGGAATCTCTCGTGCCGGTTGGCAGGCCGACTACCCGTCGCTATACAACTTCCTCGGCCCGCTCTTCGGCACGGGGGCCTCGTCGAACGACGGCCGCTACTCGTCGGAGGAGTTCGACGCCAAGCTGCAGGAAGGCCTGCAGGCCGACAGTGTCGAGGAGGGCGCGCAGTTCTTCAACGAGGCGCAGGAGATCCTCTTCGAGGACCTGCCGGCCCTTCCGCTCTGGTACCAGGCCAACCAGGCCGGCTGGAGCGCTGACGTGACCAATGTGGAGCAGGGCTGGGACGGCGTTCCGTTGTACTACAACATCGAGACGGTCGAGTAG
- the pdhA gene encoding pyruvate dehydrogenase (acetyl-transferring) E1 component subunit alpha, with amino-acid sequence MSREDLLTMADTASSEPIQLVAPDGTRHRHAAFDAMLADVNDDAVADLYVDMVAVRRIDTEATALQRQGELALWPPLLGQEAAQVGSARALREDDFVFTSYRENGVAYCRGVDLDDLLTVWRGNASSGWDPYGINMATPQIIIGAQTLHATGYAMGVKFDGGTQASVAYFGDGAITQGDVNEALAFAASYQAPVVFFCQNNQWAISEPVGLQTRVPIAQRADGFGIEHLRIDGNDVLATMAATRMALERARAGDGPTFIEAVTYRMGPHTTADDPTRYRDAAELEEWKEKDPITRIEAYLHTRGMAVDGFREAAQHRADDVAEKLRHGITTMADPEWQAVFENVYAEDHSWLERQREQYGRYQDLFSSDAEGKA; translated from the coding sequence ATGTCCCGAGAAGATCTATTGACCATGGCGGACACCGCCTCCTCCGAACCGATTCAACTCGTGGCGCCGGACGGCACGCGCCACCGGCACGCGGCCTTCGACGCGATGCTCGCGGACGTCAATGACGACGCCGTTGCGGACCTCTACGTCGACATGGTGGCCGTGCGCCGCATCGACACCGAGGCCACGGCCCTGCAACGTCAGGGCGAACTGGCCCTCTGGCCCCCGCTCCTCGGCCAGGAAGCCGCGCAGGTCGGCTCCGCCCGGGCCCTGCGCGAGGACGACTTCGTCTTCACCTCTTACCGCGAAAACGGCGTCGCCTATTGCCGCGGCGTCGACCTCGACGACCTGCTCACGGTCTGGCGCGGCAACGCGTCCAGCGGGTGGGACCCGTACGGCATCAACATGGCCACGCCGCAGATCATCATCGGTGCGCAGACGCTGCACGCGACCGGGTACGCCATGGGTGTGAAGTTTGACGGCGGCACCCAGGCGTCCGTGGCGTACTTCGGCGACGGTGCGATCACGCAGGGCGACGTGAACGAGGCCCTCGCGTTCGCCGCGAGCTACCAAGCCCCCGTCGTCTTCTTCTGCCAGAACAACCAGTGGGCGATCTCCGAGCCCGTGGGGCTGCAGACGCGCGTGCCGATCGCCCAGCGTGCCGACGGGTTCGGCATCGAGCACCTGCGCATCGACGGCAACGACGTCCTCGCGACGATGGCTGCGACGCGCATGGCCCTGGAGCGCGCCCGAGCCGGAGACGGTCCGACGTTCATCGAGGCCGTGACCTACCGGATGGGCCCGCACACGACGGCGGACGACCCGACCCGGTACCGCGACGCCGCTGAACTGGAGGAGTGGAAGGAGAAGGATCCGATCACGCGGATCGAGGCGTACCTGCATACGCGCGGAATGGCCGTCGACGGCTTCCGTGAGGCCGCCCAGCACCGCGCGGACGACGTCGCCGAGAAACTCCGCCACGGGATCACCACGATGGCCGACCCCGAGTGGCAGGCCGTCTTCGAGAACGTGTACGCCGAGGACCACTCCTGGCTGGAGCGACAGCGCGAGCAGTACGGCCGCTATCAGGACCTCTTCTCCTCCGATGCGGAAGGGAAAGCATGA
- a CDS encoding ABC transporter permease, whose amino-acid sequence MPENTDNTVANTAAAGDVKRTGKVSKRRIEHFVAPLDETPLQAVDTVNQTTEPLSFWAEAWRNLRRQPLFIISTVLILLVVLVAAFPQLFASADPRYCLLEDAGAGPRAGHPFGFTALGCDIYARVIFGAQASVLVGLFTTIGVVVIGGVFGALAGYYGGWLDAILARLGDIFFALPLILGAIVIMQLPAFRDNRTEWTVILTLVIFGWPQVARITRGAVIEAKGADYVTAARSLGVSRFGALVRHVLPNSLAPIIVVASISLGTYIVAEATLSFLGIGLPANVMSWGNDINAAQTHVRADPQMLFWPALGLSITVLSFIMLGDALRDALDPKSRKA is encoded by the coding sequence ATGCCTGAGAACACTGACAACACTGTCGCGAACACGGCGGCTGCCGGCGACGTGAAGCGCACTGGCAAGGTCTCCAAGCGCCGCATCGAGCACTTTGTGGCTCCGCTCGACGAGACCCCGCTGCAGGCCGTCGATACGGTCAATCAGACCACCGAGCCGCTGAGCTTCTGGGCCGAGGCGTGGCGGAACCTGCGCAGACAGCCGCTGTTCATCATCTCTACGGTGCTGATTCTTCTGGTCGTCCTCGTCGCGGCGTTCCCTCAGCTGTTCGCCTCCGCCGACCCGCGGTACTGCCTGCTTGAGGACGCCGGAGCCGGCCCACGTGCCGGTCACCCGTTCGGATTCACCGCCCTGGGCTGTGACATCTATGCCCGGGTGATCTTCGGTGCGCAGGCTTCGGTGCTGGTCGGCCTCTTCACGACGATCGGCGTCGTCGTTATCGGGGGCGTCTTTGGCGCCTTGGCCGGCTACTACGGCGGCTGGCTGGATGCGATTCTCGCGCGATTGGGCGACATATTCTTCGCGCTGCCGTTGATCCTCGGCGCGATCGTCATCATGCAGCTTCCCGCTTTTCGCGATAATCGTACGGAGTGGACGGTCATCTTGACGCTCGTTATTTTCGGCTGGCCGCAGGTCGCCCGCATCACGCGCGGCGCCGTGATAGAGGCCAAGGGCGCTGACTACGTCACGGCGGCGCGGTCCCTCGGCGTCTCGAGGTTCGGTGCCCTGGTGCGCCACGTACTGCCGAACTCGCTGGCGCCTATCATCGTCGTCGCCTCGATCTCGCTGGGCACATACATCGTCGCCGAGGCCACGCTGTCCTTCTTGGGCATCGGCCTACCCGCCAACGTCATGAGCTGGGGCAACGACATCAACGCGGCGCAGACCCACGTCCGCGCGGACCCGCAGATGTTGTTCTGGCCGGCGCTGGGCCTGTCGATCACGGTGCTCAGCTTCATCATGCTGGGCGACGCTCTGCGCGACGCCCTGGACCCGAAGTCGCGGAAGGCCTAG